A stretch of the Arachis stenosperma cultivar V10309 chromosome 6, arast.V10309.gnm1.PFL2, whole genome shotgun sequence genome encodes the following:
- the LOC130934882 gene encoding uncharacterized protein LOC130934882 has product MISTSAIIAQGFVNHGGSFSKQKVLEVENKLRHLRRHSLKTIKSEDGDIIDCIDLNKQPAFDHPALKDHKIQMAPTKNSANKEPIEWSKSRSKTKDAEDSLSLRVLTSQIWKKSGTCPEGTIPIRRIRKNDMLRAPSIEEYGRKKPSFSPTRQVHENLDSYVPLRNHSKAILFAVGFRYLGAKADINVCWPFVEKDDEFSTAQISLLTGSYQHFESVQSGWAVNPGVYGDRQTRVFVYWTADGSNKTGCFDLTCPGFVQTSKEIALGAAIYPIIPVPGDLPYDINIYIYKDIITNNWWVQYGEKTNIGYWPAELFETLCYNADSVEWGGEVYSSKILHYPHTKTNMGNGKFGSQPNSAYFKRMRIHDNSESLKFPEYVDRYSDEYNCYDVRFLGDYVEDPELYYGGPGSSDYNYMCL; this is encoded by the exons CAATCATAGCTCAAGGGTTTGTAAACCATGGTGGTTCATTCTCCAAACAGAAGGTTTTGGAAGTTGAGAACAAATTGAGACATCTTAGAAGGCACTCCTTGAAAACCAtcaag AGTGAAGATGGGGATATTATTGATTGCATTGACCTTAATAAGCAGCCAGCTTTTGATCACCCTGCTTTGAAAGATCACAAAATCCAG ATGGCTCCCACTAAAAATTCAGCAAATAAGGAACCTATTGAATGGAGCAAAAGTAGAAGCAAAACAAAGGATGCTGAAGATTCATTATCATTGAGGGTGTTAACTTCCCAAATATGGAAGAAAAGTGGAACATGTCCAGAAGGAACAATACCTATTAGAAGAATAAGAAAGAATGACATGCTTAGGGCTCCTTCAATTGAAGAATATGGAAGGAAGAAACCTAGCTTCTCTCCCACTAGACAAGTTCATGAGAATCTTGACTCCTATGTACCACTAAGAAATCACTCT AAGGCAATATTGTTCGCAGTAGGGTTCAGGTACTTGGGAGCAAAAGCAGACATAAATGTATGCTGGCCATTTGTTGAGAAAGATGATGAATTCAGCACTGCACAGATTTCTCTCCTCACTGGCTCTTATCAGCACTTTGAATCTGTTCAATCTGGATGGGCG GTCAATCCGGGTGTATATGGTGATAGACAAACTCGTGTGTTCGTATATTGGACG GCTGATGGTTCAAACAAAACGGGTTGCTTTGATCTAACATGTCCTGGTTTTGTTCAAACTAGTAAAGAAATTGCATTAGGTGCTGCAATTTATCCAATCATTCCAGTTCCCGGTGACCTTCCATACGATATAAATATTTACATCTATAAG GACATTATAACCAACAATTGGTGGGTGCAGTATGGAGAGAAGACAAACATAGGGTATTGGCCAGCAGAGCTATTTGAAACATTATGTTACAATGCTGATTCTGTGGAATGGGGTGGTGAAGTTTATAGCTCTAAGATTTTACACTATCCTCACACTAAAACAAACATGGGCAATGGTAAATTTGGCTCACAACCCAACTCTGCCTACTTCaaaaggatgagaattcatgataaCTCTGAGTCTTTGAAGTTTCCTGAATATGTTGATCGCTACTCTGATGAATATAATTGCTATGATGTTAGGTTTCTTGGGGATTATGTTGAAGATCCTGAGTTATATTATGGTGGTCCTGGCTCAAGTGACTATAATTATATGtgcctttaa
- the LOC130934960 gene encoding protein EARLY FLOWERING 3-like, giving the protein MKRGKEEEKVVGEAMFPRLHVNDTEKGGPRAPPRNKMALYEQFSVPSQRFNNQRLLPINHPSTPSSSSQGTGPERSYAFPVHKPSQASTRRESYSSRQYDGANLNTPSTQVEQRRKVDDDDFMVPVYVHSRNGQSNDETVQSSNGRHLTPMVRSERHPSIISNGQQPVMSCRDISSRETVDGLSQTKTIPNQDCFVSNISRSHHADACLWPVSVAGSQTNDDEHGDILTENQTSPQEDNNDPECQDTQIGGPMQGGNLDDSDDISKISSIENSSTLRVSTDDVVGILGQKHFFKARREIANQQRIFAVQVFELHRLIKVQQLIAGSPELLIEDAAFIGKIPLKGSTTKNLSLEELVEPKRQNLKRKDDSQKLNHKMECSAENAVGKASFSSQKSGSHHLNYSSTPGDPHQASGAADNRMAPMCFNPSPGHQWLIPVMTPSEGLVYKPYPGPGFTGSFCGGFGPLGPVPMSNTYMNPVYGLPASHEAIGVPPYIPPGSHAYFPPYGMPFMNNQAMSGSAVEQANRFMAQGSHLQNGHSSADRIDFPAHNQGSSNQTVQRTGSASHAGKSRTPKDSEFQGSSTNSPNETAQQTRTTQEVAEGREANSPSLVDPVVVIEGTNQSHETRSETRVIKVVPHNRRSATESAARIFLSIQEERKRYDS; this is encoded by the exons atgaagagagggaaagaggaagagaagGTTGTTGGGGAAGCAATGTTTCCAAGGCTTCATGTGAATGATACAGAGAAAGGAGGGCCAAGAGCACCACCTAGGAACAAGATGGCACTTTATGAACAGTTTAGTGTTCCTTCTCAAAGGTTCAACAACCAGCGTCTTCTACCAATCAATCATCCAAGTACCCCATCATCCTCAAGCCAG GGGACTGGTCCTGAGAGGAGCTATGCATTCCCAGTTCATAAACCTTCTCAAGCATCTACTCGTCGAGAAAGTTATAGTTCTCGCCAATATGATGGAGCAAACCTGAACACTCCGTCCACACAAGTTGAACAGAGGAGAAAGGtagatgatgatgacttcatggTTCCTGTATATGTTCACTCAAGGAATGGTCAATCAAATGATGAAACAGTTCAAAGTTCCAATGGGAGACATCTCACTCCAATGGTGAGGAGTGAAAGACATCCATCAATAATCTCCAATGGACAACAGCCAGTAATGTCTTGTAGAGACATATCATCAAGGGAAACCGTTGATGGTCTAAGTCAAACAAAGACAATTCCTAATCAAGATTGTTTTGTGTCAAATATTAGTAGATCACATCATGCTGATGCTTGCTTATGGCCAGTGTCTGTTGCTGGCTCACAAACCAATGATGATGAACACGGCGATATCTTGACAGAAAACCAAACTAGTCCACAAGAGGATAACAATGATCCCGAATGTCAGGATACACAGATTGGTGGCCCAATGCAAGGGGGGAATTTAGATGACAGTGATGACATTTCCAAAATCTCCAGTATAGAAAATTCGTCAACCTTGAGAGTTAGTACTGATGATGTTGTAGGGATACTAGGTCAAAAACATTTCTTTAAAGCAAGACGAGAAATTGCCAA TCAACAGAGAATATTTGCAGTCCAAGTGTTTGAATTGCACAGACTGATCAAG GTCCAACAGCTGATTGCTGGATCGCCCGAACTTCTGATTGAAGATGCTGCTTTCATTGGAAAGATCCCTTTGAAGGGGTCTACTACTAAAAACCTCTCACTGGAAGAACTTGTGGAACCTAAGCGACAAAATCTAAAGCGCAAGGATGATTCCCAAAAGTTAAACCATAAGATGGAATGTTCAGCTGAGAATGCAGTCGGGAAAGCATCTTTTTCGTCCCAAAAAAGTGGTAGCCACCATTTGAATTACTCTTCTACTCCAGGAGATCCACACCAAGCCAGTGGTGCCGCTGATAATAGAATGGCCCCCATGTGTTTCAATCCGTCACCTGGGCATCAATGGTTGATTCCTGTTATGACTCCTTCTGAAGGGCTTGTCTACAAGCCATATCCCGGACCGGGATTTACTGGGTCATTTTGTGGAGGATTTGGACCCCTTGGGCCGGTTCCTATGAGCAATACTTACATGAATCCTGTCTATGGACTCCCGGCTTCGCACGAAGCAATTGGGGTCCCGCCTTACATTCCTCCAGGAAGTCATGCCTACTTCCCTCCTTATGGGATGCCATTTATGAACAATCAAGCAATGTCAGGGTCGGCCGTTGAACAGGCAAACCGGTTCATGGCACAAGGCTCTCATCTTCAAAATGGTCATTCATCAGCCGACAGAATCGATTTCCCTGCTCATAATCAAGGCTCCTCTAATCAGACGGTACAGAGAACCGGATCTGCATCGCATGCTGGGAAATCTCGTACACCAAAGGATAGCGAGTTCCAAGGAAGCTCCACGAATAGTCCTAATGAAACGGCACAACAGACTAGAACAACACAAGAAGTTGCTGAAGGAAGAGAAGCAAATTCACCTTCCCTTGTGGATCCTGTGGTGGTAATAGAGGGAACCAATCAGTCTCATGAAACTAGATCAGAGACTAGGGTGATCAAAGTTGTGCCTCACAACCGAAGATCTGCAACAGAATCAGCTGCTAGAATCTTTTTATCAATTcaagaagagagaaaaaggtATGATTCCTAA